The Streptomyces noursei ATCC 11455 sequence CGCCCGCCGGCGGGCGCCGGCGCAACGGGGGAGACGCTGCATCTTGTCGACCCGTGAAACTGGCCTGCGGCTGGGGCGGCTTCCGCACCAGCGTGCGCTGCATCGACGGGGGAAGGCGGGAGAGACCGGCCCCTCGACCTAGCCGGCGAATACTGCCCAGGCGACCGCTTCCAGATTGGTGGCAGCCGCGGTCTGCCACTACCTGCTGGCATGCACCGGTGGGAAGGCCGGTTCACAGCTCCATCCAGCTGCGTCGGCCCACACGGTCGTCCAGGGGCCACCACACCGCCGCCGAAGCACCCTGGGTCTCCAACTCCTCCAGCACTGCGGCACCGCTGGGCACTTCCTCGGCGAACCGAGCCGTCGCGGGATGCTCACGGACCAATGCCCGTAGATCCGCCACGCGATGCAAAAGCGCCTTCCGGCCGGCTCCGGTCAAAACGAACAGCAGCCGAGGAAAGACAGGGTACGTACGCTGCCACGCACGCATCCCGGACACGTCTGCTACCTCACGTCGCCCCGAGACTGAGACATGGTTGTGGAACCTCGCATAGGTGATCACCTTCGACGCCAGGCGCTCGGATGACTCGGTAGCTCGATCTACCTCGACGAAGGCCCGCAGCATCGCCCGTGTAGGCGCCGTTCGGGTATATCGAAGCAAAGCGTCCGCGATCAACGCGCGATCCCCGTCACCGGCCCCATCACGGACGGGATGAGCCACCTCCGGAGACCAGTCCAAGGGTGTGACCTCGTCGCCCCGGCGACGAGCATCTTCGACAAACGCCAGCGCAGTCCGTGTCACGGCCAGCGTGTGTGCCGTGCGTGCCCCCAACGCCGTATGCCGGCGAACCCGCCGCTGGCCGGCAAACTCAGGCCAGTTGGCGACGAGATGGGCGCCGTCTTTGGTGAGTGACCAGACGCTCGGATGGTGCGCCCGTTTGACGCTGCTGAGCACTCCTTGCCGTTGAAGATCACGGAGGCAGTGCCGAAAGTACCTTAGCTCAGGAGGAGGACTCAACAGACGCCGCAGTTGATCCGTTTCCGCGGCGCGATGGACGAACAGCGCAGCAAGGGCCTGCTCGCGCACAGGTGTTGGCCGATGGGAGAAAGCCGTGGGGGACGAGGTAAACATCAAGGTTCCCGGGCATGGAGGGCCCGCAGCCATCGGCCGCGGGGAGGGTTGGTAACCCTCGCCTTAAGCTCACCCGCAACCGCTTACCACGCTACCTACCACGACGGCTCACCCTCATTGCGAAGCAATCACATCCACCATGGTTATGGCTCCACCTGACTGCGGTGAGGCGTGCGCGGCAGCCGCTCACCAACCTCACGGTCGGTCGCGATTGCCGGATGCCTCAGGGAAGGCTTTCCGAGCCTCACGAACCGCTACGCTCCACAGCGTTAGTGATCCTCCGTTTCTCTGCGATAGTTCAGTCGCGATCCCTCGATACCACCCACCATGCTTCTGCATCTGCTCGCGTGCAATATCGACTCGGTCGGTAGCCTTGAGCCCTTTCGGCTCGGTGACAGAACCCTCCGGTCTGCCGGTACCGGTGCCCGGTTGGACACCCTTTCGTTTCTGGTCGAACTCTTGAAGGTCACTACGGAGAAACGCAGGTAGAGGATGTCCAGTCGGCCCCTCCACCTCTCCTACGGGATCAGGGAAATACCCTGGAAAGTCAACCAAGTATTTCTTGATGGTGGCGTATGGCGATCGAGCCGGCATGGCGAAATTCAACCACTCGGTGGCTTGACGAATGGAGATCAAGTCATCCGGATCGCCGTTGTACAGCTCCGGGTCAGTGGGAAGAATGGCGTCACGTTTGCGCTGCTGATGCGCAACATAAAACCGCTCAAATTCCTCTCGGTCGAAGTAGGCGGCGCGATCGAGTGTGATCTTTTCCGGGTGCCGAAACCCCTCTGGCTGCTGCTCGCGCTCCGCGTACCAGAGTTTGACCGTGGACAGGCCAGCGCCGGTTCTCTGCCTGATCCAGTCTCGATTTACCACCGTACGGCCCTCGTATACGGCAGTCTTCGG is a genomic window containing:
- a CDS encoding replication-relaxation family protein; its protein translation is MREQALAALFVHRAAETDQLRRLLSPPPELRYFRHCLRDLQRQGVLSSVKRAHHPSVWSLTKDGAHLVANWPEFAGQRRVRRHTALGARTAHTLAVTRTALAFVEDARRRGDEVTPLDWSPEVAHPVRDGAGDGDRALIADALLRYTRTAPTRAMLRAFVEVDRATESSERLASKVITYARFHNHVSVSGRREVADVSGMRAWQRTYPVFPRLLFVLTGAGRKALLHRVADLRALVREHPATARFAEEVPSGAAVLEELETQGASAAVWWPLDDRVGRRSWMEL